In Xanthomonas sacchari, a genomic segment contains:
- a CDS encoding heme biosynthesis HemY N-terminal domain-containing protein translates to MKSLRSLIVLLIVIALGVIGAQWLGQDPVRQLGEVIVRIGGTDYIASLPQASLLLVIAFLALWLLWNVLSFPFRAWGRRRRKQSRARLLDGLAAAHAGQWTRAEKQLNAAAEDPEVSAIALIAAVRAADARGDREATERHLRRLAERDAAAHALLQAELHLEQQRPVDAINALDVAAAQPLPPRGLLLRTEALTRIGRAGEAYGQLGAIRQQQALPLEAITTLETRLAAASLDQAADANALAERWESLPKSLRSEPTVVAAYAVRAAALRWDDAALRSLEQALDTRWDEGLAALYGRLPVEKYDSRRASAQRWLQAHPDSPALLLTLARLARHQQQWPQAEEFLHRALALGAGAEAWEVFGDGYADAGDMLAAQRCYANALRVQRGEPTQPLPEPVAPVTAIAPEPGSTERRDEHGFPRLQD, encoded by the coding sequence ATGAAATCGCTTCGTTCCCTGATCGTGCTGTTGATCGTCATCGCGCTGGGCGTGATCGGTGCGCAATGGCTGGGACAGGACCCGGTGCGCCAGCTGGGCGAGGTGATCGTGCGCATCGGCGGCACCGACTACATCGCCTCGCTGCCGCAGGCCTCGCTGCTGCTGGTGATCGCGTTCCTGGCGCTGTGGCTGCTGTGGAACGTGCTGAGCTTTCCGTTCCGCGCCTGGGGCCGGCGCCGCCGCAAGCAGTCGCGCGCGCGCCTGCTCGATGGCCTGGCCGCCGCCCATGCCGGCCAGTGGACGCGGGCCGAGAAGCAACTCAATGCCGCCGCGGAGGATCCGGAGGTCAGCGCCATCGCCCTGATCGCCGCGGTGCGCGCGGCCGATGCGCGCGGCGACCGCGAGGCGACCGAGCGCCACCTGCGGCGCCTGGCCGAACGCGATGCCGCCGCGCATGCGCTGCTGCAGGCCGAACTGCACCTGGAGCAGCAGCGCCCGGTCGATGCGATCAATGCGCTGGACGTGGCCGCGGCGCAGCCGCTGCCGCCGCGCGGACTGTTGCTGCGCACCGAGGCGCTGACCCGCATCGGCCGCGCCGGCGAGGCCTACGGCCAGCTCGGCGCGATCCGCCAGCAGCAGGCCTTGCCGCTGGAGGCGATCACCACGCTGGAAACGCGCCTGGCCGCGGCTTCGCTGGACCAGGCCGCCGATGCCAATGCCCTGGCCGAGCGTTGGGAGAGCCTGCCCAAATCGCTGCGCAGCGAGCCGACGGTGGTCGCCGCCTATGCGGTGCGCGCGGCGGCGCTGCGCTGGGACGATGCGGCGCTGCGCAGCCTGGAACAGGCCCTGGACACGCGCTGGGACGAAGGCCTGGCCGCGCTGTACGGACGCCTGCCGGTCGAGAAGTACGACTCGCGCCGCGCCAGTGCGCAGCGCTGGCTGCAGGCGCATCCGGACAGCCCGGCGCTGCTGCTGACCCTGGCGCGCCTGGCCCGCCACCAGCAGCAATGGCCGCAGGCCGAGGAATTCCTGCACCGCGCGCTGGCGCTCGGCGCCGGCGCCGAGGCCTGGGAGGTATTCGGCGACGGCTACGCCGACGCCGGCGACATGCTCGCGGCGCAACGCTGCTACGCCAATGCGCTGCGCGTGCAGCGCGGCGAGCCCACCCAGCCGCTGCCGGAACCGGTCGCGCCGGTGACCGCGATCGCGCCGGAGCCGGGCAGTACGGAACGCCGCGACGAGCATGGGTTTCCGCGTCTGCAGGACTGA
- a CDS encoding superoxide dismutase family protein, translated as MRYGLPLAASALLMLAACSSAPPKAPPPPPKAPPLSSAGTVQQAQAVLAPASGSLVSGKLSLVAAPGGVRITGTLGGLQPNRSFAFHVHERGDCSAADASSAGGHFNPLGAPHGRAGNGPHHAGDMDNLTANADGTAQVDVLLRGVVLGGGAANDIVGRALVAHADPDDYRSQPAGNAGARVACGVIRPLR; from the coding sequence ATGCGTTACGGATTGCCCCTCGCCGCGAGCGCCCTGCTGATGCTGGCCGCGTGCAGCAGCGCGCCGCCCAAGGCCCCGCCGCCGCCGCCCAAGGCGCCGCCGCTGTCCAGCGCCGGCACTGTGCAGCAGGCACAGGCCGTGCTGGCGCCGGCGTCCGGCAGCCTGGTCAGCGGCAAGCTTTCCCTGGTCGCCGCCCCCGGCGGCGTGCGTATCACCGGTACGCTCGGCGGCCTGCAACCCAACCGCAGCTTCGCCTTCCACGTGCACGAGCGCGGCGACTGCAGCGCGGCCGATGCCAGCAGCGCCGGCGGCCACTTCAATCCGCTCGGCGCGCCGCATGGCCGCGCCGGCAACGGCCCGCACCACGCCGGCGACATGGACAACCTCACCGCCAATGCCGACGGCACCGCCCAGGTCGACGTGCTGTTGCGCGGCGTGGTGCTCGGCGGCGGCGCCGCCAACGACATCGTCGGCCGCGCACTGGTCGCGCATGCCGATCCGGACGACTACCGCAGCCAGCCGGCCGGCAACGCCGGCGCGCGCGTGGCCTGCGGCGTGATCCGCCCGCTGCGCTGA
- a CDS encoding acetyl-CoA C-acetyltransferase → MPAARPVAILGGVRIPFCRQNTAYADVGNLGMSVRTLGALVERYGLHGQQLGEVAMGAVIKHSSDWNLGREAALSSGLSPLTPGITLQRACGTSLDSVITVANKIALGQIESGIGGGSDTTSEVPIVYGKKLRARLLAANRAKSAGDKLRALTRGFKFAELKPEFPGVAEPRTGKSMGDHCEDMAKQWNISRDSQDAWAVSSHHKLAAAYERGFFADLIAPFRGVERDNILRPDTSLEKLATLKPAFDKVSGRGTLTAANSTPLTDGAAAVLLASEEWAQAHGHAPMAYLRDAQVSAVDFVHGEGLLMAPTVAVPEMLKRHGLRLQDFDIYEIHEAFAAQVLCTLRAWESEDYCRTRLGLDAPLGQIDPAKINPLGSSLATGHPFAATGARIVATVAKQLVERGGGRALISICTAGGMGVVAIVER, encoded by the coding sequence ATGCCAGCAGCCCGTCCCGTCGCCATCCTCGGCGGCGTCCGCATTCCGTTTTGCCGGCAGAACACGGCGTACGCGGATGTCGGGAACCTCGGCATGTCGGTGCGCACGCTGGGCGCGCTGGTCGAGCGTTACGGCCTGCACGGGCAGCAGCTTGGCGAAGTGGCGATGGGTGCGGTGATCAAGCATTCCAGCGACTGGAACCTGGGCCGCGAGGCCGCGCTGTCCTCCGGGCTGTCGCCGCTGACCCCGGGCATCACCCTGCAGCGCGCCTGCGGCACCAGCCTGGACAGCGTCATCACCGTGGCCAACAAGATCGCGCTGGGGCAGATCGAGTCGGGCATCGGCGGCGGCTCGGACACCACCTCCGAAGTGCCGATCGTCTACGGCAAGAAGCTGCGCGCGCGGCTGCTGGCGGCCAACCGCGCCAAGAGCGCCGGCGACAAGCTGCGCGCGCTGACCCGCGGCTTCAAGTTCGCCGAGCTCAAGCCCGAGTTCCCGGGCGTGGCCGAGCCGCGCACCGGCAAGAGCATGGGCGACCACTGCGAGGACATGGCCAAGCAGTGGAACATCTCGCGCGATTCGCAGGACGCCTGGGCGGTGTCCTCGCACCACAAGCTGGCCGCCGCCTACGAGCGCGGCTTCTTCGCCGACCTGATCGCGCCGTTCCGCGGCGTGGAGCGCGACAACATCCTGCGTCCGGACACCTCGCTGGAGAAGCTGGCCACGCTGAAGCCGGCCTTCGACAAGGTCAGCGGCCGCGGCACCCTGACCGCGGCCAACTCGACCCCGCTGACCGATGGCGCCGCCGCAGTGCTGCTGGCCTCGGAAGAATGGGCGCAGGCGCACGGCCATGCGCCGATGGCCTACCTGCGCGATGCGCAGGTGTCGGCGGTGGATTTCGTGCACGGCGAAGGCCTGCTGATGGCGCCGACCGTGGCCGTGCCGGAGATGCTCAAGCGCCATGGCCTGCGCCTTCAGGACTTCGACATCTACGAGATCCACGAGGCCTTCGCCGCGCAGGTGCTGTGCACCCTGCGCGCCTGGGAGAGCGAGGACTACTGCCGCACCCGGCTGGGCCTGGACGCGCCGCTGGGGCAGATCGACCCGGCCAAGATCAACCCGCTGGGCTCGTCGCTGGCCACCGGCCATCCGTTCGCCGCGACCGGCGCGCGTATCGTCGCCACTGTCGCCAAGCAGCTGGTCGAACGCGGCGGCGGCCGCGCGCTGATCTCGATCTGCACCGCCGGCGGCATGGGCGTGGTGGCGATCGTCGAACGCTGA
- a CDS encoding superoxide dismutase family protein, with product MRRTLPSLLFLATTLALSACKRDEPAATPAPTPEPVAAPAASAPPAAPNATGSASASLSPTQGNAVAGEVKFTTVDGAVHVTGTITGLKPNSEHGFHIHEFGDCSAPDGSSAGGHFNPAKTEHGQVGSDPHHGGDMPNLKADAEGKATIDAAVSNNVNIGKGDGFDILNHAVIVHADPDDYKSQPTGNAGGRLACGVIKGDAAAAPAQ from the coding sequence GTGCGTCGTACCCTTCCCAGTCTGCTGTTCCTGGCCACCACCCTGGCGCTGAGCGCCTGCAAGCGCGACGAACCGGCGGCCACGCCGGCGCCGACCCCCGAACCCGTCGCCGCACCCGCGGCCAGCGCGCCGCCGGCCGCCCCCAACGCCACCGGCAGTGCCAGCGCCTCGCTCAGCCCGACTCAGGGCAACGCGGTGGCCGGCGAGGTCAAGTTCACCACCGTCGACGGCGCCGTGCACGTCACCGGCACCATCACCGGGCTCAAGCCCAACAGCGAGCACGGCTTCCACATCCATGAGTTCGGCGATTGCAGCGCGCCCGACGGCAGCAGCGCCGGCGGCCACTTCAACCCGGCCAAGACCGAGCACGGCCAGGTCGGCAGCGATCCGCACCACGGCGGCGACATGCCGAACCTCAAGGCCGACGCCGAGGGCAAGGCGACCATCGATGCGGCGGTGTCCAACAACGTCAACATCGGCAAGGGCGACGGCTTCGACATCCTCAACCACGCGGTGATCGTCCACGCCGACCCGGACGACTACAAGAGCCAGCCCACCGGCAACGCCGGCGGCCGCCTGGCCTGCGGCGTGATCAAGGGCGACGCGGCGGCTGCGCCGGCGCAGTAA
- a CDS encoding two-component system sensor histidine kinase NtrB — protein sequence MNSTPPPLSALGTPVVWADADGRLRGANPAFARWLGVSVRRLLDQPLASLEVQGDALARFLRNDERDVLRLHRMALAVPGEPPRFAEGWLSRLDDGGWLLEAHPVDEFPTLDPAQALPNALSAALKGLAHELRNPLAGLKGAAQLLARRAQHRDEDERELIELIGAEIERLNSLLDQLLSPAPARPHAMLNIHAVLERVLRLAENEGGWSVRLQRDYDPSIPEFLGDADRLTQAVWNLVRNAIQAGAAQVTLRTRVEHGQRIRDRVHARGLRLEIVDDGRGVPEELAEHLFLPLVSGRAEGSGLGLALAQQVAREHAGSLTYRSRPGHTVFTLLLPQSAADSD from the coding sequence ATGAACAGCACGCCGCCCCCGCTTTCCGCACTCGGTACCCCGGTGGTCTGGGCCGATGCCGACGGCCGCCTGCGCGGCGCCAACCCCGCCTTCGCGCGCTGGCTCGGGGTCAGCGTACGGCGCCTGCTCGACCAGCCGCTGGCCTCGCTGGAAGTGCAGGGCGATGCGCTGGCGCGGTTCCTGCGCAACGACGAGCGCGACGTGCTGCGCCTGCACCGCATGGCCCTGGCCGTGCCCGGCGAGCCGCCGCGCTTCGCCGAGGGCTGGCTGTCGCGGCTGGACGACGGCGGCTGGCTGCTGGAAGCGCACCCGGTCGACGAGTTCCCCACGCTGGACCCGGCGCAGGCCCTGCCGAACGCGCTCAGCGCGGCACTGAAGGGCCTGGCCCACGAACTGCGCAATCCGCTGGCCGGGCTCAAGGGCGCGGCGCAGCTGCTGGCGCGACGCGCCCAGCACCGCGACGAGGACGAACGCGAACTGATCGAGCTGATCGGCGCGGAGATCGAGCGCCTCAACAGCCTGCTCGACCAACTGCTGTCGCCGGCGCCGGCGCGGCCGCACGCCATGCTCAACATCCATGCGGTGCTGGAGCGGGTCCTGCGCCTGGCCGAGAACGAAGGCGGCTGGTCGGTACGCCTGCAGCGCGACTACGACCCCAGCATTCCCGAATTCCTCGGCGATGCCGACCGCCTCACCCAGGCGGTATGGAACCTGGTGCGCAACGCGATCCAGGCCGGCGCCGCGCAGGTCACCCTGCGTACCCGGGTCGAGCACGGCCAGCGCATCCGCGACCGCGTGCATGCGCGCGGGCTGCGCCTGGAGATCGTCGACGACGGCCGCGGCGTGCCCGAGGAGCTGGCCGAACACCTGTTCCTGCCGCTGGTCAGCGGCCGCGCCGAAGGCAGTGGCCTGGGCCTGGCGCTGGCCCAGCAGGTGGCGCGCGAGCATGCCGGCTCGCTGACCTACCGCTCCCGCCCCGGCCACACCGTGTTCACCCTGCTGCTGCCGCAGAGCGCAGCGGATTCCGATTAG
- a CDS encoding YiiD C-terminal domain-containing protein, with protein MAADLSFEAFLQQLQRQFQAMPPVAALQVALDRYADQRLHVVAPLAANINDKGNAFGGSLGSVMTLAGWGLINCELHRAGLQADVYVADSQVRYLAPLYADLHAQANADAAGDWEVFVNTFRQRGRARIGIQAQVGAPGAAAAATLSGRFVAIAKG; from the coding sequence ATGGCAGCGGATCTTTCCTTCGAGGCGTTTCTGCAGCAGTTGCAACGGCAGTTTCAGGCCATGCCGCCGGTGGCGGCGCTGCAGGTCGCATTGGACCGCTATGCCGACCAGCGCCTGCACGTGGTCGCGCCGCTGGCGGCCAACATCAACGACAAGGGCAACGCCTTCGGCGGCAGCCTGGGCTCGGTGATGACCCTGGCCGGCTGGGGGCTGATCAACTGCGAGCTGCACCGCGCCGGCCTGCAGGCCGACGTCTACGTCGCCGACAGCCAGGTGCGCTACCTGGCGCCGCTGTACGCCGACCTGCACGCCCAGGCCAATGCCGACGCGGCGGGCGACTGGGAGGTGTTCGTGAACACCTTCCGCCAGCGCGGCCGCGCCCGCATCGGCATCCAGGCCCAGGTCGGTGCGCCCGGCGCGGCGGCGGCGGCCACCCTCAGCGGTCGCTTCGTGGCCATCGCCAAAGGGTAG
- the ntrC gene encoding nitrogen regulation protein NR(I), giving the protein MTDSLQGTQRIWVVDDDRSVRFVLSTALRDAGYSVDGFDSAAAALQALAQRPMPDLLFTDVRMPGDDGLVLLDKLKAAHPQLPVIVMSAYTDVASTAGAFRGGAHEFLSKPFDLDDAVALAARALPDAGSAAAPAAAPAGQGSTELIGDTPAMRALFRAIGRLAQAPLSVLINGETGTGKELVAHALHTESPRARKPFVALNTAAIPAELLESELFGHEAGAFTGAQRRHIGRFEQADGGTLFLDEIGDMPLPLQTRLLRVLAENEFFRVGGRELIRVDVRVIAATHQDLEALVEQGRFRADLLHRLDVVRLQLPPLRERRADVPQLAENFLAMAARKLDTPPKRLAPAALDALRAYPWPGNVRELENVCWRLAALAPAEIIDAGDVEAALLRGSRRERSGDGGEWDTQLSAWAQQRLADGAEGLHAEARERFDKALLEVALRFTQGRRAEAAARLGVGRNTVTRKLGPGRRRR; this is encoded by the coding sequence ATGACCGACTCCCTGCAAGGAACGCAACGTATCTGGGTGGTCGACGACGACCGTTCGGTGCGCTTCGTGCTGTCCACCGCCCTGCGCGATGCCGGCTACAGCGTCGACGGCTTCGACAGCGCCGCCGCCGCGCTGCAGGCGCTGGCGCAGCGGCCCATGCCCGACCTGCTGTTCACCGACGTGCGCATGCCCGGCGACGATGGCCTGGTGCTGCTGGACAAGCTCAAGGCCGCGCATCCGCAACTGCCGGTGATCGTGATGTCCGCCTACACCGACGTGGCCAGCACCGCCGGCGCGTTCCGCGGCGGCGCCCACGAGTTCCTGTCCAAGCCCTTCGACCTGGACGACGCGGTGGCGCTGGCCGCGCGCGCGCTGCCCGATGCCGGCAGTGCCGCGGCGCCGGCGGCGGCGCCGGCCGGGCAGGGCAGCACCGAACTGATCGGCGACACCCCGGCGATGCGCGCGCTGTTCCGCGCCATCGGCCGGCTGGCGCAGGCGCCGCTGTCGGTGCTGATCAACGGCGAGACCGGCACCGGCAAGGAGCTGGTCGCGCACGCGCTGCACACCGAGTCGCCGCGCGCGCGCAAGCCGTTCGTGGCGCTCAACACCGCCGCGATCCCGGCCGAACTGCTGGAGAGCGAACTGTTCGGCCACGAGGCCGGCGCCTTCACCGGCGCGCAGCGCCGCCACATCGGCCGCTTCGAGCAGGCCGACGGCGGCACCCTGTTCCTCGACGAGATCGGCGACATGCCGCTGCCGCTGCAGACCCGGCTGCTGCGCGTGCTGGCCGAGAACGAATTCTTCCGCGTCGGCGGCCGCGAACTGATCCGGGTCGACGTGCGGGTCATCGCCGCCACCCACCAGGATCTGGAGGCGCTGGTCGAACAGGGCCGCTTCCGCGCCGACCTGCTGCACCGCCTGGACGTGGTGCGGCTGCAGTTGCCGCCGCTGCGCGAGCGCCGCGCCGACGTGCCGCAGCTGGCCGAGAACTTCCTGGCGATGGCCGCGCGCAAGCTCGACACCCCGCCCAAGCGGCTGGCGCCGGCGGCGCTGGACGCGCTGCGCGCCTATCCGTGGCCGGGCAATGTGCGCGAGCTGGAGAACGTGTGCTGGCGCCTGGCCGCGCTGGCGCCGGCGGAGATCATCGACGCCGGCGACGTCGAAGCGGCGCTGCTGCGCGGCAGCCGCCGCGAACGCAGCGGCGACGGCGGCGAGTGGGACACGCAGCTGTCGGCTTGGGCGCAGCAGCGCCTGGCCGACGGCGCCGAGGGCCTGCATGCCGAGGCCCGCGAGCGTTTCGACAAGGCGCTGCTGGAAGTGGCCCTGCGCTTCACCCAGGGCCGCCGCGCCGAAGCCGCCGCGCGCCTGGGCGTGGGCCGCAACACCGTCACCCGCAAGCTGGGGCCGGGGCGGCGGCGCCGCTGA
- a CDS encoding uroporphyrinogen-III synthase, producing MSAHATAAPAWTLISLRPQGEHAPLRRAAARCGGRVLAVSPWRLRPRADPATRAALAAALDAPRVIVSSPAAVRAAAALQPLAARPGQCWLAVGAGTARALRQHGVADVATPSRMDSDGLLALPELAAPALPVGLITAPGGRGLIAAHLQARGTPLLRADVYVREPVRLRPAGLARLRAAAPGVLALSSGEALQHVLAQLPEDLAQAWRARPVVAASARLAALAADLGFVDVAQAAGPMPQHLVAAAAAIVTRSPPR from the coding sequence ATGAGCGCGCATGCAACCGCCGCCCCGGCCTGGACCCTGATCTCGCTGCGCCCGCAGGGCGAGCACGCGCCGCTGCGGCGGGCCGCGGCGCGCTGCGGTGGACGGGTGCTGGCGGTGTCGCCATGGCGGCTGCGCCCGCGCGCCGATCCCGCCACCCGCGCGGCCCTGGCCGCGGCGCTGGACGCGCCGCGGGTCATCGTCAGCAGCCCGGCCGCGGTACGCGCGGCGGCGGCGCTGCAGCCGCTGGCGGCACGCCCTGGCCAGTGCTGGCTGGCGGTGGGCGCGGGCACGGCGCGGGCGTTGCGCCAGCACGGCGTGGCCGACGTGGCGACACCGTCGCGGATGGACAGCGACGGCCTGCTGGCGCTGCCGGAACTGGCGGCACCCGCCCTGCCGGTAGGACTGATCACCGCCCCCGGCGGGCGCGGGCTGATCGCCGCGCACCTGCAGGCGCGCGGTACGCCGCTGCTGCGGGCCGATGTGTACGTACGCGAACCGGTGCGGCTGCGCCCGGCCGGCCTCGCCCGCCTGCGTGCGGCCGCACCCGGGGTGTTGGCGCTGAGCAGCGGCGAGGCGCTGCAGCACGTGCTGGCGCAGTTGCCCGAGGATCTGGCGCAGGCCTGGCGCGCGCGACCGGTGGTCGCGGCCAGTGCGCGCCTGGCGGCCCTGGCCGCGGACCTTGGCTTCGTCGACGTCGCGCAGGCGGCCGGGCCGATGCCGCAGCACCTGGTCGCTGCCGCGGCGGCGATCGTGACGCGCTCGCCACCTCGCTGA
- a CDS encoding NADAR family protein, translating to MQNVLTVEALCASRHAGEHLKFVHFWGHTPKQPGLIDRSCFSQWFEAPFVLDSVSYPTAEHYMMAGKARLFGDHAACARILAAAHPGEAKAIGREVHGFDEFTWRSARMQLVIEGNVGKFGQHAALRAFLLGTGDRVLVEASPVDRIWGIGLAADDPRAVDPTMWQGENLLGFALMQVRQQLEESGRP from the coding sequence ATGCAAAACGTGTTGACGGTGGAAGCGCTGTGCGCAAGCCGGCACGCGGGCGAACACCTCAAGTTCGTCCACTTCTGGGGGCACACGCCGAAGCAGCCCGGCCTTATCGACCGTAGCTGCTTCAGCCAATGGTTCGAAGCGCCTTTTGTGCTCGATTCGGTGTCTTACCCGACGGCCGAGCACTACATGATGGCCGGCAAGGCGCGGCTATTCGGCGATCACGCAGCCTGCGCCCGCATTCTGGCCGCAGCGCACCCCGGGGAGGCCAAGGCGATCGGGCGGGAGGTCCACGGTTTCGATGAATTCACCTGGCGCAGTGCCCGCATGCAGTTGGTCATCGAGGGCAACGTGGGCAAGTTCGGTCAGCATGCAGCGCTGAGAGCGTTCCTGCTGGGGACCGGGGATCGTGTGCTGGTCGAGGCGAGTCCGGTCGACCGGATCTGGGGCATCGGCTTGGCGGCGGACGACCCGCGCGCAGTCGATCCTACGATGTGGCAGGGTGAAAACCTGCTGGGCTTCGCCCTGATGCAGGTCCGCCAACAGCTAGAGGAATCCGGTCGTCCCTGA
- a CDS encoding uroporphyrinogen-III C-methyltransferase, which produces MTDEIPITPRRSTRWIWLLLVLATLAALAFAGWRGWDWWQAHSARELAQQSDLQQQLQALQQAQDSLRRDQRATAQRLQDAASTNRVLRDEMLGLSQRSALLEANVAKLADSNRHGAQALRLDEVELLLNQGQQRLLLAGDAAGARRAYALASGVLDGIDDPQFLNLRQALLQERTALDALGDGPQARLAAQLDAFAASLSTLPTQLPESAQQPLWQRLLAPLVKIRPSQGGVLAAGSERVAAHDALQLDLTLARAALERGDTRGYRSALGDAGRWLARLWPESPQLRERRAALRTLANADLRPTIPELGTTLQQLRAMRDARSPS; this is translated from the coding sequence ATGACCGACGAAATCCCGATCACGCCTCGCCGTTCCACGCGCTGGATCTGGTTGCTGCTGGTGCTCGCCACGCTGGCGGCGTTGGCGTTCGCCGGCTGGCGTGGCTGGGACTGGTGGCAGGCGCACAGCGCGCGCGAACTGGCCCAGCAGTCGGACCTGCAGCAGCAACTGCAGGCCTTGCAGCAGGCCCAGGACAGCCTGCGCCGCGACCAGCGCGCCACCGCGCAGCGGCTGCAGGACGCGGCCAGCACCAACCGCGTGCTGCGCGACGAGATGCTCGGCCTGAGCCAGCGCAGCGCGCTGCTGGAGGCCAATGTCGCCAAGCTCGCCGATTCCAACCGCCACGGCGCGCAGGCGCTGCGCCTGGACGAGGTCGAACTGCTGCTCAACCAGGGCCAGCAGCGGCTGCTGCTGGCCGGCGACGCGGCCGGAGCGCGGCGCGCCTACGCCCTGGCCAGCGGCGTGCTGGACGGTATCGACGATCCGCAATTCCTCAACCTGCGGCAGGCGCTGCTGCAGGAGCGCACCGCCCTGGATGCGCTGGGCGACGGGCCGCAGGCACGCCTGGCGGCGCAACTGGATGCCTTCGCCGCCAGCCTGTCCACGTTGCCCACGCAACTGCCGGAGAGCGCGCAACAGCCGCTGTGGCAGCGCCTGCTGGCGCCGCTGGTCAAGATCCGTCCTTCGCAAGGCGGCGTGCTGGCCGCCGGCTCGGAGCGCGTCGCCGCCCACGATGCGCTGCAGCTCGACCTGACCCTGGCGCGCGCGGCGCTGGAACGCGGCGACACGCGCGGCTATCGCAGCGCGCTGGGCGATGCCGGGCGCTGGCTGGCGCGGCTGTGGCCGGAGTCGCCGCAGCTGCGCGAACGCCGCGCCGCGCTGCGCACCCTGGCCAACGCCGATCTGCGCCCGACCATTCCCGAACTCGGCACCACCCTGCAGCAGTTGCGCGCGATGCGCGACGCAAGGAGCCCGTCATGA